The following proteins are co-located in the Mycolicibacterium goodii genome:
- a CDS encoding aromatic alcohol reductase produces MTTPQPSLDEEILVIGAGELGNSVIAALTRRDDAPEVTVLLRPSDSPRHIRLREDLAARGVKIEEADVATATASELAAVFGRYHTVVSCIGFAAGPGTQRKLAEAALQARVSRYFPWQFGVDYDAIGRGSPQDLFDEQLDVREVLRAQSVTEWVIVSTGMFTSFLFEPDFGVVDLATNTVNALGGWDTEVTLTTPEDIGVLTAEIIQTRPRIANQVVFVAGDTISYGELADIVEKVRGVPVTRNEWTVAHLLQDLDRHPDDGMRKYRAAFAQGRGVAWPIVGTFNHTRGIPTTTAEEWARTNLGAGCGTGG; encoded by the coding sequence ATGACCACACCACAGCCATCACTCGATGAGGAGATACTTGTCATCGGCGCCGGTGAACTCGGCAACAGTGTCATCGCGGCGCTGACCCGACGGGACGACGCGCCAGAGGTGACTGTCCTGCTGCGCCCGTCCGATTCACCCAGGCACATCCGGCTGCGCGAGGATCTTGCCGCCCGCGGCGTCAAGATCGAGGAAGCCGACGTGGCAACCGCGACGGCATCCGAGCTGGCGGCCGTTTTCGGCCGATACCACACGGTGGTGAGCTGCATCGGGTTCGCGGCCGGCCCGGGAACTCAGCGGAAGCTCGCCGAGGCGGCGCTGCAGGCCCGGGTGTCGCGGTATTTCCCGTGGCAGTTCGGTGTCGACTACGACGCGATCGGGCGCGGCAGCCCACAGGACCTCTTCGACGAGCAACTCGACGTCCGGGAGGTGCTGCGTGCCCAGAGCGTCACCGAGTGGGTGATCGTGTCGACGGGTATGTTCACGAGCTTCCTGTTCGAACCCGACTTCGGCGTCGTCGACCTGGCCACCAACACCGTGAACGCACTCGGCGGATGGGACACCGAGGTCACCCTCACCACTCCCGAGGACATCGGCGTCCTGACCGCCGAGATCATCCAGACACGTCCGCGCATCGCGAATCAGGTGGTCTTCGTCGCGGGCGACACCATCTCCTATGGCGAACTCGCCGACATCGTCGAGAAGGTCAGGGGTGTGCCGGTGACCCGCAACGAATGGACCGTTGCGCACCTGCTCCAGGACCTGGACCGACACCCCGACGACGGCATGCGGAAGTACCGTGCGGCGTTCGCGCAGGGGAGGGGCGTCGCGTGGCCGATAGTCGGGACTTTCAACCACACCCGCGGTATCCCCACGACGACCGCCGAGGAATGGGCGCGCACGAATCTCGGCGCCGGGTGCGGCACCGGAGGATGA
- a CDS encoding NDMA-dependent alcohol dehydrogenase, which produces MKTKAAVSLGVNQPFEIMELELDGPKEGEVLLKNVAAGLCHSDLHLTDGDMPPRYPIVGGHEGSAIVEDVGPGVTKVKPGDHVVCSYIPNCGTCRYCATGRSNLCDMGATILEGRFPDGTFRFHKDGVDYGSLCLLGSFAERTTVSAHSVVKIDDWIPLETAVLVGCGVPAGWGGPVYNNGIRPGDTAVIYGVGGLGINAVQGAVMAGARYVVAVDPVQLKRDTALKFGATHAFATAEEAHEAVRELTWGQMADGALIFVGTPDEKVVRDAFNIIGKGGTVSLASLADPAKLTVHVSGMEMTLMEKTIKGCLFGSSNPQYDIVRLLRLYDEGKLKLDELITARYRLEDVNQGYDDLRAGVNIRGVIIHDQQA; this is translated from the coding sequence ATGAAAACCAAAGCCGCCGTGAGCCTCGGCGTGAACCAGCCCTTCGAGATCATGGAGCTCGAACTAGACGGACCCAAGGAAGGCGAGGTTCTGCTCAAGAACGTCGCCGCCGGTCTGTGTCACTCCGACCTGCATCTCACCGACGGAGACATGCCCCCGCGGTACCCGATCGTCGGCGGTCACGAAGGCTCGGCCATCGTCGAGGACGTCGGTCCGGGTGTCACCAAGGTGAAGCCGGGTGACCACGTGGTGTGCAGCTACATCCCCAACTGCGGCACCTGCCGATACTGCGCGACCGGGCGTTCGAACCTCTGCGACATGGGAGCAACCATCCTGGAGGGGCGTTTCCCCGACGGCACATTCCGCTTCCACAAGGATGGTGTGGACTACGGCAGCCTTTGTCTACTCGGTAGTTTCGCCGAACGGACGACGGTGTCTGCGCACTCGGTCGTCAAGATCGATGACTGGATCCCGCTCGAAACCGCGGTACTGGTCGGTTGCGGTGTGCCCGCCGGTTGGGGAGGGCCCGTGTACAACAACGGAATTCGACCCGGCGACACCGCGGTCATCTACGGCGTCGGCGGCCTTGGCATCAACGCGGTGCAGGGCGCGGTGATGGCGGGCGCGCGTTACGTCGTCGCCGTCGATCCCGTTCAGCTCAAACGGGACACGGCGCTGAAGTTCGGCGCCACCCACGCATTCGCGACCGCGGAGGAGGCCCACGAAGCGGTTCGCGAGCTCACCTGGGGCCAAATGGCCGACGGCGCCTTGATCTTCGTCGGCACTCCCGACGAGAAGGTGGTGCGTGATGCGTTCAACATCATCGGCAAAGGTGGCACGGTGAGCCTGGCCAGCCTCGCCGACCCGGCCAAGTTGACGGTCCATGTCTCCGGGATGGAGATGACGTTGATGGAAAAGACGATAAAAGGTTGCCTTTTCGGATCGTCGAACCCGCAGTACGACATCGTCCGCCTGCTGCGTCTGTACGACGAGGGAAAGCTCAAGCTGGACGAACTGATCACCGCGCGTTACCGCCTGGAGGACGTCAACCAGGGTTACGACGACCTACGTGCCGGCGTGAACATCCGCGGCGTCATCATTCACGACCAGCAGGCCTGA
- a CDS encoding acyl-CoA dehydrogenase family protein encodes MTAPTLSAVVPDPAWRELREQVRGFLADELEAKRFEPGIDGWLTGWSDTFSRSLAERGWVGMTIPRQYGGHGRSHFERFVVTEELLVAGAPVAAHWIADRQVAPSLLRHGTEEQKKELLPAIAAARCTFAIGMSEPDSGSDLASVRTRAVPVDGGWLLNGTKVWTSGAHHADKILVLARTSGSHGDRHRGLSQLIVDLKAPGVDIAPIESLDGGHHFNEVVFTDYFVPAGDLLGSEGQGWKQVTEELGFERSGPERFLSTALVVRLLIEHVAHGAISPDPVLGRFLARLHGLHQMSLSVAAALDRGENADAAAAMVKMLGTATEGDLVEAADYLVGPLAGPLRDAVARATVQRPGFTLRGGTNEVLAGVIARGLGLR; translated from the coding sequence ATGACGGCCCCCACACTGTCCGCGGTGGTGCCCGATCCCGCTTGGCGCGAACTGCGGGAGCAGGTTCGCGGTTTCCTCGCCGATGAACTCGAGGCGAAACGATTCGAGCCGGGCATCGACGGCTGGCTCACCGGATGGTCTGACACGTTCAGCCGATCGCTGGCCGAGCGGGGCTGGGTCGGCATGACCATTCCGCGTCAGTACGGCGGGCACGGCCGCAGCCACTTCGAGCGTTTCGTCGTCACCGAGGAACTCCTGGTCGCCGGGGCCCCGGTGGCGGCGCACTGGATCGCCGACCGCCAGGTGGCGCCGTCCCTGCTGCGGCACGGCACCGAGGAACAGAAGAAGGAACTGCTGCCTGCGATCGCCGCCGCCCGGTGCACGTTCGCGATCGGCATGAGCGAGCCCGACTCGGGTTCGGACCTCGCGAGTGTGCGCACCCGCGCCGTGCCCGTCGACGGCGGATGGCTGCTCAACGGCACCAAGGTCTGGACGTCCGGGGCGCACCACGCCGACAAGATCCTTGTGCTGGCGCGCACCAGCGGCAGCCACGGCGACCGCCATCGGGGTCTCTCCCAGCTCATCGTGGATCTCAAGGCGCCGGGTGTCGACATCGCGCCGATCGAGTCCCTCGACGGCGGCCATCACTTCAACGAAGTGGTGTTCACGGACTACTTCGTCCCGGCCGGCGATCTGCTCGGGTCCGAGGGCCAGGGCTGGAAGCAGGTGACCGAGGAACTGGGCTTCGAGCGCAGCGGACCCGAACGGTTCCTGTCGACGGCTCTGGTGGTGCGGCTGTTGATCGAACACGTCGCCCACGGCGCGATCAGCCCGGACCCAGTGCTGGGTCGGTTCCTGGCCCGCCTGCACGGCCTGCATCAGATGTCGCTGTCGGTGGCCGCCGCACTCGACCGCGGGGAGAACGCGGATGCGGCGGCGGCGATGGTCAAGATGCTCGGCACCGCCACCGAGGGTGACCTGGTGGAGGCCGCGGACTATCTCGTCGGTCCGCTCGCGGGTCCGCTGCGTGATGCGGTGGCACGGGCGACGGTGCAACGGCCCGGTTTCACGTTGCGCGGCGGCACAAACGAGGTTCTCGCGGGCGTGATCGCGAGAGGATTGGGATTGCGATGA
- a CDS encoding acyl-CoA dehydrogenase family protein, translated as MTTLASMVDRDLQSLIDAVLTNHHCDDDRQLWQTLVELGLADLTGSEDRGGSGASFPEAAALARALARHGCALQVAESDLVAGWLLEQSGAPPRQALRIALLDDAHVNVPNTSGVVERAAVLRRGGDRYHVSDVPLADVGTDVDDGERYPVTPEILELARTRRALVRAIQISATLETVTELTIEYAQTREQFGRAIGKQQAVQRMVALIAGETALARAATDAAVLAASDTAASAAQVAAKVAVARSCCGHAVDPVIRNAHQVVGAIGTTREHPLHVFTSAALALRAEDRTTREWDAAVLDLTIQAQPLSDLELMPVRIK; from the coding sequence ATGACAACACTGGCGTCCATGGTCGACCGCGACCTGCAGTCGCTGATCGATGCGGTGCTGACGAACCACCACTGCGACGACGACCGGCAGCTGTGGCAGACGCTCGTCGAGCTCGGCCTCGCCGACCTGACGGGAAGCGAAGACCGCGGCGGGAGCGGCGCGTCCTTTCCCGAGGCAGCAGCGCTGGCGCGCGCACTGGCTCGCCACGGCTGCGCACTGCAGGTCGCCGAGAGCGACCTCGTGGCGGGTTGGCTGCTGGAGCAGTCGGGCGCACCGCCGCGGCAGGCCCTGCGAATCGCGTTACTCGACGACGCACACGTCAACGTGCCCAACACATCCGGGGTCGTCGAACGGGCCGCGGTCCTCCGCCGGGGCGGCGACCGCTACCACGTCAGCGACGTCCCCCTCGCCGACGTCGGTACCGATGTCGACGATGGCGAGCGCTACCCCGTCACCCCGGAAATCCTCGAGCTGGCGCGGACCCGCCGGGCCCTGGTGCGGGCCATCCAGATCAGCGCGACGTTGGAGACCGTCACCGAGCTGACCATCGAGTACGCGCAGACTCGCGAACAGTTCGGGCGTGCGATCGGCAAACAGCAAGCCGTGCAACGCATGGTCGCCCTCATCGCCGGAGAGACGGCACTGGCGCGGGCCGCGACCGACGCCGCGGTGCTGGCCGCGTCCGATACCGCCGCTTCCGCGGCACAGGTCGCCGCGAAGGTGGCGGTCGCGCGGTCGTGCTGTGGGCACGCCGTCGATCCCGTCATCCGCAATGCCCATCAGGTGGTCGGCGCCATCGGAACCACCCGCGAACATCCCCTGCACGTGTTCACATCGGCCGCGCTGGCGCTTCGCGCCGAAGACCGCACCACTCGGGAATGGGATGCCGCCGTACTCGACTTGACCATTCAGGCACAACCCCTCAGCGACCTCGAGCTCATGCCGGTTCGCATCAAGTGA
- a CDS encoding MFS transporter, whose protein sequence is MTIPKQHHDETAVLEGDVSRVAAIAATAASIEYYDFFIYGLAAALVFPTVFFPEMSSVTGVLLSFGTFGIGFLARPLGGVVFGHFGDLIGRKKTLVIALVAMGVASTAIGVLPTYASVGVLAPIALTVLRFAQGIAIGGQMGGVVLLAVEAAPSRRRGFYGSFSSLGAPGGVLLANVTFLTLTACVPRDALTEWAWRLPFLMSLVLVGLALYVHVRLEDTPSFRRLQELRQSAPAVSAPRRSPVSTVLRTYPAEVALTAGSYIGINLTYYLFITFVISYGTGTLGLSQSTMLAAVLIGSTGQVLALPLAGAVSDRIGRSRVYLCGAFGLAVFAVPFWMLVETGEFWLITLAMLIGLGMLHSLMYGVQPAFFAEAFSTEVRYSGVSLGIQSGAVIGGAFAPMTATALLSSFGWPSVAAYMAAGCLITGVSVWILARRNSVRPQEVIG, encoded by the coding sequence GTGACCATACCCAAACAGCACCATGACGAGACGGCCGTCCTCGAGGGGGACGTTTCGCGAGTGGCCGCGATCGCGGCCACCGCGGCGAGCATCGAGTACTACGACTTCTTCATCTACGGCTTGGCGGCTGCACTGGTCTTCCCGACCGTCTTCTTCCCGGAGATGAGCTCAGTGACCGGAGTTCTGCTGTCGTTCGGCACCTTCGGTATCGGTTTCCTGGCCCGGCCTCTGGGAGGCGTGGTGTTCGGCCACTTCGGTGACCTCATCGGACGGAAGAAGACCCTGGTGATCGCGCTGGTCGCGATGGGCGTCGCATCGACCGCGATCGGTGTGCTGCCGACATATGCCTCCGTCGGCGTGCTCGCGCCGATAGCGCTCACCGTGCTGAGGTTCGCCCAGGGCATCGCCATCGGCGGACAGATGGGAGGGGTGGTGTTGCTGGCCGTGGAAGCCGCGCCGTCCCGCCGGCGGGGGTTCTACGGCAGTTTCTCGTCCCTCGGCGCGCCCGGTGGGGTGCTGCTGGCCAACGTCACGTTCCTGACGCTGACCGCCTGCGTTCCGAGGGATGCCCTTACCGAATGGGCCTGGCGTCTGCCGTTTCTGATGAGTCTCGTTCTGGTCGGTCTGGCCCTGTACGTCCATGTCAGGCTCGAGGACACCCCGTCGTTCCGGCGACTGCAAGAGCTTCGGCAGTCCGCTCCCGCCGTGAGCGCACCGAGGCGTTCGCCCGTCTCGACCGTACTTCGCACCTACCCGGCCGAGGTGGCCCTCACCGCAGGCAGTTACATCGGGATTAATCTCACGTACTACTTGTTCATCACATTCGTGATCTCCTACGGGACAGGTACCCTCGGCTTGTCGCAGAGCACCATGCTGGCCGCCGTCCTCATCGGATCCACCGGGCAGGTGTTGGCGTTGCCACTGGCGGGTGCGGTGTCGGACCGAATCGGACGGTCACGGGTGTACCTCTGCGGCGCGTTCGGGTTGGCGGTGTTCGCCGTCCCGTTCTGGATGCTCGTCGAGACCGGAGAGTTCTGGCTGATCACGCTGGCGATGCTGATCGGCCTCGGAATGCTCCACAGCCTGATGTACGGCGTGCAGCCGGCGTTCTTCGCCGAGGCGTTCTCCACCGAAGTCCGGTACTCGGGCGTCTCGCTGGGTATTCAGAGCGGCGCGGTGATCGGAGGGGCGTTCGCACCGATGACGGCCACCGCGCTGCTGTCGAGCTTCGGCTGGCCGAGTGTGGCCGCGTACATGGCGGCGGGCTGTCTGATCACCGGGGTATCTGTGTGGATCTTGGCCCGCCGCAACAGCGTTCGTCCCCAGGAGGTGATCGGTTGA
- a CDS encoding thiamine pyrophosphate-binding protein, which yields MKVYEQVARLLSQLSVDTMFGLLGDANMYVCSAFEAAGGRLVRTSHEAGAVSMADTYARMTGRWGVATVTHGPGLTNALTSLVEAARFSSPVLVITGDTPAEATHMQRLDIAALCASVGVTHERVYRPDTVTRDLTRTVQRLKSSNAPVVLNIPIPVSLSEAGPADSPAIASSSWTPSASHIDEEALDAALGLAATASRPVIVAGRGVVESGAQASVLDLADALGAGLFTSGLGLGLFTGHPRHLGIMGSIGHDEATGVLMDSDCVIAVGTSLNKYTSLGGELFEGKSLVHIDSDPVKLGWFVAPTCAVAGDARMVADLMAESIREGQLPEKKQWKQRCHEASAAMAQWSPLDDRTGVDTVDIRVATQRLDAMLPRDCAFVSDVGRFIAGSWPYLTKATLGKFTAMTGFGSIGLGLAGGIGTAVSAVSDLTVVLIGDGGFMMNISELATAVREKLPMIVAVYNDGAYGAEYHKLLNEGLAAQHSYNEWPDIARTAAGMGCRAVTIRKPEDFESIAEEITRLSGPLVLDIHLDPTHHLNF from the coding sequence ATGAAGGTCTACGAGCAGGTGGCGAGGCTGCTGTCACAGCTTTCGGTGGACACGATGTTCGGCCTCCTCGGCGACGCGAACATGTACGTCTGCAGCGCGTTCGAGGCGGCCGGCGGACGATTGGTGCGGACGTCACACGAGGCGGGCGCGGTCAGCATGGCCGACACGTACGCGCGGATGACCGGCAGATGGGGCGTCGCCACGGTCACACACGGGCCCGGCCTCACCAACGCGCTGACGTCGCTCGTCGAAGCCGCCCGCTTCTCCAGCCCTGTGCTGGTGATCACCGGTGACACCCCTGCCGAGGCGACGCACATGCAGCGACTCGACATCGCCGCGCTCTGCGCATCGGTCGGGGTGACACATGAGCGGGTGTATCGGCCCGATACCGTGACGCGCGACCTCACGCGCACCGTCCAACGCCTCAAGTCGTCGAATGCGCCTGTGGTACTCAATATTCCGATACCGGTCAGCCTGTCCGAGGCCGGCCCCGCGGACTCCCCCGCCATCGCGTCATCGTCCTGGACCCCGTCGGCATCGCATATTGACGAGGAGGCCCTGGACGCCGCCTTGGGGCTCGCTGCCACCGCCTCACGCCCGGTGATCGTCGCGGGGCGGGGCGTGGTCGAAAGTGGTGCGCAAGCTTCGGTTCTCGACCTGGCCGACGCCCTCGGTGCGGGACTGTTCACAAGCGGACTAGGTCTCGGCCTGTTCACCGGACACCCGCGCCACCTCGGGATCATGGGCAGCATCGGCCACGACGAGGCCACCGGGGTGCTGATGGACAGTGACTGCGTGATCGCCGTGGGCACCAGCCTGAACAAGTACACGAGCCTCGGCGGCGAACTCTTCGAGGGGAAATCACTGGTCCATATCGACAGCGACCCGGTGAAACTGGGTTGGTTCGTCGCCCCGACCTGTGCGGTAGCCGGGGACGCCCGAATGGTCGCCGACCTGATGGCCGAGAGCATCCGGGAGGGCCAGCTGCCCGAGAAGAAGCAGTGGAAACAGCGGTGTCACGAGGCGTCGGCCGCCATGGCGCAGTGGTCCCCGCTCGACGACCGGACCGGGGTGGACACCGTGGACATCAGGGTCGCCACCCAACGTCTCGACGCCATGCTGCCGCGGGACTGCGCCTTCGTCAGCGACGTCGGTCGGTTCATCGCCGGGTCGTGGCCGTACCTCACCAAGGCCACGCTCGGAAAGTTCACCGCGATGACGGGTTTCGGTTCCATCGGTCTGGGCCTTGCCGGTGGGATCGGTACCGCGGTCAGCGCGGTCAGCGACCTCACCGTGGTCCTGATCGGCGACGGCGGATTCATGATGAACATCTCCGAACTCGCCACCGCGGTTCGCGAGAAACTGCCCATGATCGTCGCGGTATACAACGACGGCGCGTACGGGGCCGAGTACCACAAGCTGCTCAACGAAGGTCTTGCCGCACAACACTCGTACAACGAGTGGCCGGACATCGCGCGTACCGCCGCCGGGATGGGTTGCCGCGCCGTGACGATCCGCAAGCCGGAGGACTTCGAGTCCATCGCAGAGGAGATCACCCGACTGTCCGGTCCGCTCGTCCTCGACATCCATCTCGACCCCACCCACCATCTGAACTTCTGA
- a CDS encoding cupin domain-containing protein yields MTETTHIREIPDSMQPKVIALDDAPEIPGRRTFLQYFDLGIADASNGLISTQVTKVRAGMSNPTGWHYHDCVFQWLFITKGWLELQFENGESRRIEQGSVCFIPGGYRHNETGTSEDLEFVEIFMPPKPRTVAVESPLA; encoded by the coding sequence ATGACCGAAACCACCCACATCCGCGAGATTCCTGATTCCATGCAGCCCAAGGTGATTGCGTTGGACGACGCCCCGGAGATCCCCGGCCGTCGCACCTTTCTGCAGTACTTCGACCTCGGCATCGCCGATGCGAGCAACGGCCTGATCAGCACCCAGGTGACGAAGGTCCGTGCCGGTATGAGCAATCCGACCGGTTGGCACTATCACGACTGCGTCTTCCAGTGGCTGTTCATCACCAAGGGCTGGCTGGAGCTGCAGTTCGAGAACGGTGAGTCCAGGCGCATCGAGCAGGGCAGCGTCTGCTTCATCCCGGGTGGCTACCGCCACAACGAAACCGGCACCTCCGAGGATCTGGAGTTCGTCGAGATCTTCATGCCGCCCAAGCCGCGGACCGTCGCCGTCGAATCGCCGCTGGCCTGA
- a CDS encoding nuclear transport factor 2 family protein: MTTTSPQQANTESEDVAQVRAFVSRWVTDGWHLERGQTFDFRRLLKAYYDWDSADVLLHDNADPDRTLCRSAAEYATLWDNTLTKLVTLDNTVLDGPHVAVSGDLAVADVCFRSRFEFDSGDVDVVPTRSTLSLRRKGERWLIFREHGSSLSPDAK, encoded by the coding sequence TTGACGACGACATCGCCGCAGCAGGCGAACACTGAGTCAGAAGACGTCGCCCAGGTCCGTGCCTTCGTGTCCCGCTGGGTCACCGACGGATGGCATCTCGAGCGCGGTCAGACGTTCGACTTCCGCCGTCTCCTCAAGGCCTACTACGATTGGGATTCGGCTGACGTGCTGCTCCATGACAATGCCGATCCCGACCGCACGCTGTGTCGCTCGGCTGCGGAGTATGCGACGCTCTGGGACAATACGCTGACAAAGCTTGTGACACTGGACAACACCGTCTTGGATGGACCGCATGTGGCCGTATCGGGAGACCTTGCCGTGGCGGACGTGTGTTTCCGTAGTCGGTTCGAGTTCGACAGCGGCGATGTGGACGTCGTACCCACCCGATCGACGCTGTCGTTGCGGCGAAAAGGTGAGCGCTGGCTCATCTTCCGCGAACATGGTTCATCCTTGAGCCCGGATGCGAAGTGA
- a CDS encoding CaiB/BaiF CoA transferase family protein translates to MTVLDLTTVVMGPFATSMLGDLGAEVIKIETLDGDISRRMGPQRNPGMTALTLGLQRNKRSIAVDLKTPEGKQILVRLVRGADVVVSNLRPQSREELGLTYPDLRAIRPDVILCTAQAYAEASPQRNEPAYDDMVQAASGLTGLVEAVDGAPRYAPYVIADKVSGLYIVIAVLGALVHRFATGSGQHVEIPMVDAMIHFNLVEHLSGQTFAPPVGDFGWKRVLVPERAPYRTSDGFVCILPYTDANWRSFFTLTGLTDLLTDHRFTDIDKRHQNMGYLHSVISRITPQRSTQEWLDLCRDNNIPAARPLDLAHVTEDPYVMDHGVLRRHSHPTEGDYFSALTPLRMSGSPVSLRRHAPMLGADTAEVLTELGYTTEEITGLADNAVVVMK, encoded by the coding sequence GTGACCGTCCTGGACCTGACCACGGTGGTGATGGGCCCCTTCGCCACTTCGATGCTCGGCGATCTCGGCGCCGAGGTCATCAAGATCGAGACACTCGACGGCGACATCTCGCGGCGCATGGGCCCTCAGCGCAATCCCGGGATGACGGCGTTGACGCTGGGATTGCAGCGGAACAAGCGCAGCATCGCGGTGGACCTCAAAACCCCTGAGGGCAAACAGATCCTGGTCCGACTGGTGCGCGGCGCCGACGTCGTCGTCTCCAACTTGCGCCCGCAGTCTCGGGAGGAGCTCGGACTCACCTACCCCGATCTCCGGGCGATCCGTCCCGATGTGATCCTGTGTACGGCCCAGGCCTACGCCGAGGCGAGCCCACAACGCAACGAGCCCGCCTACGACGACATGGTGCAGGCCGCGTCGGGACTCACCGGTCTGGTTGAGGCCGTCGACGGTGCACCGCGCTACGCGCCCTATGTCATCGCCGACAAGGTGAGCGGGCTGTACATCGTGATCGCGGTGCTCGGCGCGTTGGTGCACCGTTTTGCGACCGGTTCCGGCCAGCATGTCGAGATACCCATGGTGGACGCGATGATCCACTTCAACCTCGTCGAGCATCTCAGCGGGCAGACATTCGCACCGCCGGTCGGCGATTTCGGGTGGAAGCGGGTGCTGGTGCCGGAGCGTGCCCCCTACCGGACGTCGGACGGATTCGTCTGCATCCTGCCCTACACCGACGCCAACTGGAGGAGCTTCTTCACGCTCACCGGACTGACCGACCTGTTGACCGACCACAGGTTCACCGACATCGACAAGCGGCATCAGAACATGGGTTATCTCCACTCCGTGATCAGCCGGATCACACCGCAGCGATCGACACAGGAATGGCTCGACCTGTGCCGGGACAACAACATTCCCGCCGCCCGCCCACTGGACCTCGCCCATGTCACCGAGGACCCGTACGTGATGGATCACGGTGTGCTGCGGCGACACAGTCATCCCACCGAGGGTGACTACTTCAGTGCCCTGACGCCGCTGCGGATGAGCGGGTCGCCGGTGAGCCTGCGCCGCCATGCCCCGATGCTGGGTGCCGACACCGCCGAGGTGCTGACCGAGTTGGGATACACCACCGAGGAGATCACCGGGCTGGCCGACAACGCGGTGGTGGTGATGAAATGA
- a CDS encoding aldehyde dehydrogenase family protein: MTTGTDLPELKRVLGGLWGAQNPTDSTMAILKQGVRGEDAMLIDGDLVAASDGKTFDNTNPATGQVIGTVADACPADVDRAIGAARRAFDDSNWPHDAELRRHCLLQLHKALVASADLIRATAVTEIGVAVRTSNTFHSDWPISSIPYWAEMATSFDYEHTMPQRPWAAGTRHVIRHEPIGVVAAITPWNFPLQTAMTKVLPALAAGATVILKPAFQTPWHATLLAKLIAENTDFPAGVLNIVTPSDNTVAERLALDPRVDLVHFTGSTAVGKKLMADASQRVARVALELGGKSANILLEDADFAAIVPQAAGVVCMNAGQGCVLPTRLLVPRSRYDEARELARITFENVPFGDPTDPDVIQGPQISKVQQDRVLDLIAQGVADGATLLTGGGIPDGFDTGFYVQPTLFADVDPHSTIAQREIFGPVLAMMPYDTVDHAIEIANNTTYGLAGYVWGEQDRAVAVARRIRSGMVAVNGGFFYGHDIPSGGYKESGLGRESGAEGFQEFLETKVIAVAE, from the coding sequence ATGACCACCGGTACCGATCTGCCCGAACTCAAGCGCGTTCTCGGCGGGTTGTGGGGTGCGCAGAACCCCACCGACTCCACCATGGCGATCCTGAAACAGGGTGTGCGCGGCGAAGATGCGATGCTCATCGACGGTGACCTCGTCGCCGCCTCCGACGGGAAGACCTTCGACAACACGAACCCGGCCACCGGGCAGGTGATCGGCACCGTCGCCGATGCCTGCCCCGCGGATGTCGACCGCGCCATCGGCGCCGCCAGGCGGGCCTTCGACGATTCGAACTGGCCGCACGACGCGGAACTGCGGCGGCACTGCCTACTGCAGCTGCACAAGGCCTTGGTTGCATCCGCAGATCTGATCCGCGCCACCGCTGTGACCGAGATCGGTGTGGCCGTTCGGACCAGCAACACGTTCCACTCGGACTGGCCGATCTCGTCCATACCGTACTGGGCCGAGATGGCCACCAGCTTCGACTACGAGCACACCATGCCGCAACGCCCGTGGGCGGCAGGCACCCGGCATGTGATCCGTCATGAACCCATCGGCGTGGTCGCGGCGATCACACCATGGAACTTCCCGCTCCAGACCGCCATGACCAAGGTGCTGCCCGCGCTGGCGGCGGGTGCCACGGTGATCTTGAAGCCGGCGTTCCAAACCCCATGGCACGCCACGCTGTTGGCGAAACTCATCGCGGAGAACACCGACTTTCCTGCGGGCGTCCTCAACATCGTGACGCCCTCGGACAACACGGTCGCCGAACGCCTGGCACTGGACCCGAGGGTGGATCTGGTGCACTTCACCGGCTCCACCGCGGTCGGCAAGAAACTGATGGCCGACGCCTCACAGCGTGTCGCCCGTGTCGCGCTCGAACTCGGCGGCAAGTCGGCCAACATCCTGCTCGAAGACGCGGACTTCGCCGCCATCGTGCCTCAGGCGGCGGGTGTGGTCTGCATGAACGCCGGGCAGGGATGTGTGCTGCCCACGCGGCTGCTGGTCCCGCGCTCCCGGTACGACGAGGCCAGGGAACTGGCGCGGATCACCTTCGAGAACGTGCCCTTCGGCGACCCCACCGATCCCGACGTCATCCAGGGCCCCCAGATCAGCAAGGTGCAGCAAGACCGCGTCCTCGATCTGATCGCCCAAGGCGTCGCCGACGGGGCGACGTTGCTCACCGGCGGCGGCATACCCGATGGCTTCGACACGGGGTTCTACGTACAGCCAACCCTTTTCGCCGATGTCGATCCGCACTCGACCATCGCGCAGCGGGAGATCTTCGGCCCCGTCCTCGCGATGATGCCGTACGACACCGTGGATCATGCCATCGAGATCGCCAACAACACGACCTACGGCCTCGCCGGCTACGTGTGGGGTGAGCAGGATCGTGCCGTGGCCGTCGCTCGCCGGATACGCAGCGGGATGGTCGCCGTGAACGGTGGCTTCTTCTACGGGCACGACATACCGTCCGGCGGATACAAGGAGTCCGGGCTCGGCCGGGAATCCGGCGCCGAAGGTTTCCAGGAGTTCCTGGAAACCAAGGTCATCGCCGTCGCGGAGTGA